The bacterium genome has a segment encoding these proteins:
- a CDS encoding Rid family detoxifying hydrolase, translated as LAGGALYTAGQIGLDPATGDLVQGGAAAQARRALTNLAAVVAAAGLSMTDTARATLYLADLADFAAVNEVYAEFFGEAPPARAAVQVASLPLGAQVMIDLIVVAS; from the coding sequence TGCTGGCCGGCGGCGCGCTCTACACGGCCGGGCAGATCGGGCTCGACCCCGCCACGGGCGACCTGGTCCAGGGAGGCGCGGCCGCGCAGGCACGCCGGGCGCTGACCAACCTGGCGGCCGTCGTCGCGGCGGCGGGCCTGTCCATGACCGACACCGCGAGGGCGACGCTCTATCTGGCCGACCTGGCCGACTTCGCGGCGGTGAACGAGGTCTACGCGGAATTCTTCGGGGAGGCCCCCCCGGCCCGCGCCGCCGTACAGGTCGCGTCGCTGCCGCTGGGCGCGCAGGTCATGATCGATCTGATCGTCGTGGCATCCT